Proteins encoded together in one Chryseobacterium taklimakanense window:
- a CDS encoding ATP-binding cassette domain-containing protein — MSELQIDSIRKSFGSKTILQDIYLSCKKGQVVGMLGRNGTGKSTIFKIAFGLMKAENSFVRIDKVMQNQFDRKRRLGYLPQNSFLPRNIEIKNLISLFCNTENSFVLENHPFVKPFLKSRPRELSGAEQRIIEILLLIFSENEFVMLDEPFHSLSPKVVEEIKKLLKEKKLEKGFIISDHLYQDVMEISDRIYLLSDTSLRQISNTDELKFYKYVR, encoded by the coding sequence ATGAGTGAACTTCAAATTGACAGCATCAGAAAATCGTTTGGTTCCAAAACAATTTTGCAGGATATTTATCTGTCGTGCAAAAAGGGACAAGTTGTAGGAATGCTCGGCAGAAACGGCACCGGAAAATCCACAATTTTCAAAATCGCGTTCGGTTTGATGAAGGCGGAAAACAGTTTTGTCCGCATTGATAAGGTAATGCAGAACCAGTTTGACCGAAAAAGACGGTTGGGTTATCTCCCGCAAAATTCTTTTCTTCCCAGGAACATTGAAATTAAAAATCTGATTTCTCTTTTTTGCAATACCGAAAACAGTTTTGTTCTTGAAAATCATCCTTTCGTAAAACCGTTTCTCAAATCCAGACCGCGTGAGCTTTCGGGCGCTGAACAAAGAATCATTGAAATTCTGCTCCTGATTTTTTCTGAAAATGAATTTGTGATGCTCGATGAACCTTTTCACAGCCTATCGCCTAAAGTTGTTGAGGAAATCAAAAAACTGCTTAAAGAAAAAAAATTGGAAAAGGGATTCATCATTTCCGACCATCTTTATCAGGATGTCATGGAAATCAGCGACAGGATTTACCTGCTTTCTGATACCTCGCTAAGGCAAATTTCAAACACCGACGAACTGAAATTTTACAAGTATGTGAGATAA
- a CDS encoding PspC domain-containing protein gives METYQNQNNKYYANIKPKLSRDITNKRIAGVCAGIGKYFNIKVSWVRTVWFLLAFFGIFSAGISTFFVVSVYFVLWFILPKSSNIFLCETER, from the coding sequence ATGGAAACTTACCAAAACCAAAACAATAAGTATTACGCTAACATAAAGCCAAAATTGTCGCGCGACATCACTAACAAAAGAATCGCAGGAGTTTGCGCAGGAATAGGGAAATATTTCAACATCAAAGTTTCGTGGGTCAGGACCGTCTGGTTTTTATTAGCTTTCTTTGGAATATTTTCCGCAGGCATTTCCACTTTCTTTGTCGTGAGCGTTTATTTTGTCCTTTGGTTCATCTTACCGAAGAGCAGCAATATTTTTCTGTGCGAAACAGAACGCTAG
- a CDS encoding PadR family transcriptional regulator — MNTENTKAQMRKGILEFCILSLISEREMYVSDLMDELKKGKLDVVEGTLYPLLTRLKNAEFLSYRWEESTGGPPRKYYQITEKGKMFLNELQNTWNELTDSVNQITKKP; from the coding sequence ATGAACACAGAAAACACAAAAGCGCAGATGCGCAAAGGCATTCTGGAATTCTGCATTTTGAGCCTCATCAGCGAACGGGAAATGTACGTTTCGGATTTGATGGACGAGCTGAAAAAAGGAAAACTGGACGTGGTGGAAGGCACGCTTTACCCACTTTTGACAAGACTGAAAAATGCCGAATTTCTCTCCTACCGCTGGGAAGAATCTACCGGCGGGCCGCCCCGGAAATACTATCAGATTACTGAAAAAGGTAAAATGTTCCTCAACGAACTTCAAAACACCTGGAACGAACTGACCGACAGCGTAAACCAAATCACCAAAAAACCATAA
- a CDS encoding chorismate-binding protein, with protein MIFFKFPFGENFLSVDNKPDCTNVSFVSFTGENQLDFEGNVKEINDLPEVFSDDLSNITLEFPNEDQEKYVGKISSVIDFIKENDLKKLVIARQKLVPYGRLNDAGKINLTQTFLNVCRAYPNAFAYFFNKDGKCWIGAFSEVLGKFNKETSEFETMSLAGTLPVNENWTAKEIEEQKPVTAYISTILKNYSEHVEQSETTDHISGNIKHLRTDFKAKTDKKDLEKLISDLHPTPAVCGIPKDFCKNAIEKFEVLPRQFYAGYIRVETESHIQYFVNLRCAEFTKNAAIIYVGGGITAQSNPEKEWYETELKSEAILKNIAIS; from the coding sequence ATGATATTTTTTAAATTTCCTTTCGGCGAGAATTTTCTCTCCGTAGATAATAAACCGGACTGTACTAATGTAAGTTTTGTAAGCTTTACGGGGGAAAATCAACTTGATTTTGAAGGAAATGTAAAGGAAATTAATGACTTGCCGGAAGTTTTTTCTGACGATTTAAGCAATATTACACTTGAATTTCCAAATGAAGATCAGGAAAAATATGTTGGTAAAATATCGTCCGTCATTGATTTCATTAAAGAAAATGATTTGAAAAAACTGGTGATCGCAAGGCAGAAACTGGTACCGTACGGAAGACTAAATGATGCCGGAAAAATCAATCTCACGCAAACCTTTCTGAATGTTTGCAGAGCATATCCCAATGCCTTCGCCTACTTTTTCAATAAAGACGGGAAGTGCTGGATTGGCGCTTTTTCTGAGGTTTTAGGCAAATTTAACAAAGAAACTTCCGAATTTGAGACGATGAGCCTTGCCGGAACTTTGCCTGTCAATGAAAACTGGACGGCCAAAGAAATCGAAGAGCAGAAACCGGTGACGGCTTATATTTCTACTATTCTGAAAAATTATTCTGAACATGTGGAACAGTCCGAAACCACAGACCATATTTCCGGGAACATCAAGCATCTCCGCACTGATTTCAAAGCAAAAACTGACAAAAAAGACTTAGAAAAACTGATTTCTGACCTTCATCCAACACCCGCAGTTTGCGGCATACCGAAAGATTTTTGCAAAAACGCGATCGAAAAATTCGAAGTTCTGCCAAGACAATTTTATGCCGGATATATCAGGGTGGAAACGGAATCACACATCCAGTATTTTGTAAACCTGCGCTGCGCAGAATTCACTAAAAATGCGGCCATAATCTATGTTGGCGGCGGCATCACCGCTCAAAGCAATCCCGAAAAAGAATGGTACGAAACCGAACTGAAATCAGAAGCAATCCTGAAAAATATTGCTATTTCTTAG
- a CDS encoding MarC family protein, translating to MEVFQHFSVKEILTCSMVLFAVIDIIGSIPIIVSLKQKFGHIEAEKASIVAGLLMIAFLFVGNKILNFIGVDVNSFAIAGAFVIFIIALEMILGIQIQKHSEAKAASIVPIAFPLIAGAGTLTTTLSLKAEYHDINIIFGIILNTVFVYLVLKSANWLEKKIGGGTLKVIEKVFGIILLAISIKLFTANFAQLFQTYVNF from the coding sequence ATGGAGGTATTTCAGCACTTTTCGGTCAAAGAGATTTTAACCTGTTCAATGGTTTTGTTTGCGGTAATCGACATTATTGGATCTATTCCCATTATTGTAAGCTTAAAGCAGAAATTCGGGCATATTGAAGCTGAAAAGGCTTCTATTGTAGCCGGACTTCTTATGATTGCCTTCCTTTTTGTAGGAAACAAGATTTTGAATTTCATCGGGGTTGATGTCAATTCTTTCGCGATTGCAGGAGCATTTGTAATCTTTATTATTGCATTGGAAATGATTTTGGGAATTCAAATCCAAAAACACTCTGAGGCAAAAGCCGCATCCATTGTACCTATTGCATTTCCGCTGATAGCCGGTGCCGGAACGCTGACCACAACACTGTCTTTAAAAGCCGAATATCACGATATTAACATCATATTCGGAATTATTTTGAATACGGTTTTTGTATATCTCGTACTGAAATCCGCAAACTGGCTTGAGAAAAAAATTGGTGGGGGAACACTGAAAGTCATCGAAAAAGTTTTTGGAATTATACTTTTGGCGATCTCCATTAAATTATTTACCGCTAACTTTGCGCAACTGTTTCAAACTTACGTGAACTTTTAA
- a CDS encoding endonuclease MutS2 yields MHINKEDLNELEFPELLSEIAPFAYSHKTAERIAELRPMEIDEAELSLKKTSEFLTSFESSNAIPFDEYEDIEAELKLMLIENFRLDNKAFIKIKNITEQIGRLQKFFPTFSETFPNLLEEVKDIEFHREIIDKIDKVFNRFGEVKNEASPILKTLRTEIQHAKKAIQENFNKSLTTYADILEDIRETIIDDQRVLAVKSGFKKRVPGRVLGISKTGSITYIQPENVVKHYFKLRENEDEEKKEIDKILRKLTTQIAEFQPWLEEYQNYIFNLDLTRAKAKFAEKINGVLPKINRHKTLRLKEAFHPLLWLRNTAENKKIYPQTLTLTEHNRIICISGPNAGGKSITLKTVGLLQLMIQSGILVPVHPKSEMFFFDKIMTDIGDNQSIENHLSTYSSRLKKMSGIIREADANTLLLIDEFGTGSDPELGGALAESFLEFFYDKKSFAIITTHYTNIKLVVEQLPNAENAAMLFDENSLEPLYKLEVGQAGSSFTFEVAEKNKIPRFIIRNARAKVEKDVVNLDKTIVKLQQEKFEVEKLKSNLTTQKESVEDKRENLQKLNEQLEQKLFNFQKLYEEEHRKLQFGNKIEAFINSYINGKSRKDVVKDFVKILEQEKFRKLGSDKVESKKLQVIKRKITQQLKKVEVKEKIEETNTKLEEKRKSERAVWLKPGQRVRITGSTSVGTIEKISKNKVVVNYGTFKTTIDEDELERI; encoded by the coding sequence GTGCATATCAACAAAGAAGATTTAAACGAACTGGAATTTCCGGAACTGCTTTCGGAGATTGCGCCGTTCGCCTACTCGCATAAAACGGCTGAGAGAATTGCTGAACTTCGTCCGATGGAAATTGACGAGGCGGAACTATCGCTGAAAAAAACTTCTGAATTTCTGACGAGTTTTGAAAGTTCAAACGCCATTCCCTTCGATGAATACGAGGATATTGAAGCCGAACTGAAATTGATGCTGATTGAAAATTTCCGATTGGACAATAAGGCCTTCATCAAAATCAAAAATATTACAGAGCAAATCGGCAGGTTACAGAAGTTCTTTCCTACTTTTTCCGAAACGTTTCCCAACCTTTTGGAAGAGGTAAAAGACATTGAATTCCACAGGGAAATTATTGATAAAATTGACAAAGTTTTCAACCGTTTTGGCGAAGTGAAAAATGAAGCCTCTCCCATACTGAAAACGTTGAGAACGGAAATTCAGCACGCCAAAAAAGCGATTCAGGAAAATTTCAATAAATCGCTCACGACTTACGCTGATATTTTGGAAGACATCCGTGAAACGATTATCGATGACCAAAGGGTTTTGGCGGTAAAGTCAGGATTTAAGAAACGTGTTCCGGGCAGAGTTTTAGGAATTTCCAAAACAGGTTCCATCACTTATATTCAGCCGGAAAATGTCGTGAAACACTATTTCAAACTCCGTGAAAACGAGGATGAAGAAAAAAAGGAAATCGACAAAATTCTTAGGAAACTTACTACTCAAATAGCGGAATTTCAGCCATGGCTAGAAGAATATCAAAATTACATTTTCAACCTCGATTTAACCCGCGCCAAAGCCAAATTTGCCGAGAAAATCAACGGCGTTTTACCAAAAATCAACCGGCATAAAACTTTAAGGCTTAAAGAGGCTTTTCATCCGCTGTTGTGGCTTAGAAATACGGCGGAAAACAAGAAAATTTACCCACAGACGCTGACTTTAACCGAACACAACCGCATCATCTGTATTTCCGGACCGAATGCAGGTGGAAAATCGATTACATTAAAGACCGTGGGTTTGCTGCAACTGATGATCCAAAGCGGAATTCTGGTTCCTGTTCATCCCAAATCGGAGATGTTTTTCTTTGACAAAATTATGACAGATATCGGTGATAATCAGTCGATTGAAAACCACCTTTCCACCTATTCCTCAAGGCTCAAAAAAATGTCGGGAATTATTCGCGAAGCCGATGCCAACACACTTTTGCTCATCGATGAGTTCGGAACCGGCTCCGATCCGGAACTGGGCGGCGCTTTGGCGGAAAGTTTCCTGGAATTTTTCTACGATAAAAAAAGTTTTGCCATCATCACAACGCATTACACCAATATTAAACTCGTGGTTGAGCAGCTTCCGAATGCTGAAAATGCCGCGATGCTTTTCGACGAAAATTCCCTGGAACCGCTTTACAAACTGGAGGTGGGACAAGCCGGAAGTTCCTTTACTTTTGAAGTGGCAGAGAAAAATAAAATCCCCAGATTCATCATCAGAAATGCCCGCGCCAAAGTGGAAAAAGATGTGGTAAACCTCGACAAGACCATCGTAAAACTTCAGCAGGAAAAATTTGAGGTTGAGAAACTGAAATCGAACCTTACCACGCAGAAAGAATCGGTGGAAGACAAACGCGAGAACCTGCAGAAACTGAATGAACAGTTGGAGCAAAAACTCTTTAATTTCCAAAAACTTTATGAGGAAGAACACCGCAAACTGCAGTTTGGGAACAAGATCGAGGCGTTCATCAATTCCTACATCAACGGGAAGTCGCGGAAAGATGTGGTGAAAGATTTTGTAAAAATTCTGGAGCAGGAAAAGTTTCGGAAACTGGGCTCGGATAAAGTCGAAAGCAAGAAACTGCAGGTCATAAAACGCAAAATCACGCAGCAACTGAAAAAAGTTGAAGTAAAGGAAAAAATCGAAGAAACCAACACCAAACTGGAGGAAAAACGAAAAAGCGAACGCGCCGTTTGGCTGAAACCGGGACAGCGTGTGAGAATCACCGGCTCGACAAGTGTGGGCACGATTGAAAAAATTTCAAAAAATAAAGTGGTGGTGAATTACGGCACGTTTAAAACGACGATTGATGAGGATGAGTTGGAGCGGATTTAA
- a CDS encoding HD domain-containing protein: MILEKEIKFILALDALKNVNRRNFNHDDSRRENTAEHSWQIVVLAQILLPYAKNYEQIDLLRVIKMLSIHDVVEIEAGDTFIFDETKMVGKYDRELQAAKNIFGILDEPLGSEFLNLWIEFEAEETPDAIFACAVDRIMPFILNGNSKATSWTEASVTSQQVENIVGKAVKRASEAMGEAFDILLEKAIEEGKLIKA; encoded by the coding sequence ATGATTTTAGAAAAAGAAATTAAGTTTATCCTTGCTCTCGACGCGCTTAAAAACGTCAACCGCAGAAATTTCAATCATGACGATTCCCGCCGGGAAAACACTGCAGAACACAGCTGGCAAATCGTTGTTTTGGCGCAGATCCTTTTACCTTACGCAAAAAATTATGAGCAAATTGATTTGTTAAGAGTGATTAAGATGCTCTCCATCCACGACGTCGTGGAAATAGAAGCCGGAGACACCTTCATTTTTGATGAAACCAAAATGGTTGGAAAGTACGACCGCGAACTCCAGGCTGCAAAAAATATTTTCGGAATCCTCGATGAACCTTTGGGCTCTGAATTCCTGAACCTTTGGATCGAATTTGAGGCTGAAGAAACCCCCGACGCCATTTTTGCCTGTGCTGTGGACCGTATTATGCCATTCATCTTAAACGGCAACAGCAAAGCTACGAGCTGGACCGAAGCCTCTGTTACTTCGCAGCAGGTAGAAAATATCGTGGGAAAAGCCGTGAAACGGGCCTCCGAAGCAATGGGCGAAGCGTTTGATATATTGCTGGAAAAGGCGATTGAGGAGGGGAAACTGATTAAGGCTTGA
- a CDS encoding 1-acyl-sn-glycerol-3-phosphate acyltransferase, with amino-acid sequence MKKLIGSALLKLLGWKVVLHGDVNNLDRCILVVAPHTHNIEYILGNLAYWKLGKPLKIIIKDQHTKAWYGSVVEGLGGIGIDRSRKNDLVNFVAEHFEKEDFSLVITPEGTRSRVEKWRKGFYHMAMAAKVPIVLAAGDFNKKIIYLGYKISYEELTKMTYEELLKRISDYYVDNKIVPKVPANWNPDIQ; translated from the coding sequence ATGAAAAAACTTATAGGCAGCGCCTTGCTGAAACTTCTCGGCTGGAAGGTCGTTCTTCACGGAGATGTAAACAATCTGGACCGCTGCATTCTGGTTGTGGCTCCCCACACTCACAATATAGAGTATATTTTGGGGAATCTCGCCTACTGGAAACTGGGCAAACCTTTGAAAATTATTATTAAAGACCAGCACACCAAGGCCTGGTACGGAAGCGTGGTTGAAGGTCTGGGCGGGATTGGGATCGACCGTTCACGAAAAAATGACCTAGTTAACTTCGTGGCAGAGCATTTCGAGAAAGAAGATTTCAGCCTTGTAATCACTCCCGAAGGTACCAGAAGCCGCGTTGAGAAATGGCGAAAAGGGTTCTACCACATGGCGATGGCCGCAAAAGTTCCAATAGTGTTGGCAGCCGGCGATTTCAATAAAAAAATCATTTATTTGGGATATAAAATTTCGTATGAGGAATTGACTAAAATGACGTACGAGGAACTCCTGAAGCGCATCAGCGACTACTACGTTGACAACAAAATAGTACCGAAAGTTCCGGCAAACTGGAATCCGGATATTCAATAA
- a CDS encoding BatD family protein, with the protein MREKLQYLLLLISSVITYGQVNVVADTDKKELTGKENFVFTIIQETVGNENVQETPLRMPDLSKFNKIAEGSVRNTYVDERTKTVINQLVYEYVLEPKQPGKFLIGSALVTVSGRIYKSEPFYVTVKEGDFGRKSVAENTSDNVYLNMELQNKEVYQNQPAIAVLRAYSKDFNNLRRVGKVSFPDNRNVEIKPVSFAKSDIEQRSVFSSQVIAVVMIFPNESGSVNVPPASVAYIDNGKRMENLKSNPVKLHVKKLPAGSPENFKNAVGKYKVSIAKSSPAETEINKPVDVVVKIKGHGNLDATHLPKILNSKDYSVYKPEILSHVKCGRKGIEGEVTAKYVIIPKKAGNISVNTESFSFFNPEQRRYINLGIQTLNLNVMTPQQIAGAKTTIERVNDLTNEVLETVNTPIIETEQYKIHNKSKLNWKTLFANYSLIALFLGLIVFFISGLKKMNSLKPKTEKISLGSISETEAALRSEIAVDVDAAVSFFEKLIEEERYVEFFNAFFSFDNDVKSQVFRKYKTSLKEYFENHKGQQVAEDYRNLIHTFEIEKYAPLHTKEHLLQLLAQIESLYSHIV; encoded by the coding sequence ATGAGAGAGAAACTGCAATACTTACTTTTACTTATTTCTTCTGTAATCACTTACGGACAGGTAAATGTTGTTGCGGATACCGATAAAAAGGAACTTACCGGTAAGGAAAATTTTGTTTTTACGATCATTCAGGAAACGGTTGGTAATGAGAACGTCCAGGAGACGCCTTTGCGGATGCCAGACCTCTCGAAATTCAATAAAATTGCGGAAGGCTCCGTGCGGAATACTTACGTTGATGAACGTACCAAAACGGTCATCAATCAGCTCGTTTATGAATATGTTTTAGAACCGAAGCAGCCCGGGAAATTTCTGATTGGTTCTGCCTTAGTTACCGTCAGCGGTAGAATCTACAAGTCTGAACCTTTTTATGTGACGGTGAAAGAAGGTGATTTCGGCAGGAAATCTGTTGCAGAAAACACTTCCGATAACGTTTATCTGAATATGGAACTTCAGAATAAGGAAGTCTACCAAAACCAGCCCGCAATCGCAGTTTTGCGTGCTTACAGCAAGGATTTTAATAATTTGAGGAGGGTAGGGAAAGTCAGTTTTCCTGATAACCGCAATGTGGAAATAAAGCCGGTAAGTTTCGCGAAATCTGATATAGAGCAGAGATCTGTATTTTCATCCCAAGTCATTGCGGTGGTGATGATTTTTCCTAATGAATCGGGGAGCGTTAACGTTCCGCCTGCATCTGTGGCCTATATCGACAACGGCAAGCGGATGGAAAATTTAAAATCCAATCCGGTAAAGCTCCACGTCAAAAAGTTACCGGCAGGATCACCGGAAAATTTTAAAAATGCAGTGGGCAAATATAAAGTGTCTATTGCAAAATCTTCTCCGGCGGAAACGGAAATCAATAAACCTGTGGATGTGGTTGTAAAAATTAAAGGTCATGGAAATCTCGATGCCACGCACTTGCCAAAGATTTTAAATTCAAAAGATTACTCGGTTTACAAACCGGAAATACTTTCGCACGTAAAATGCGGAAGAAAAGGTATTGAAGGCGAAGTAACCGCAAAATATGTGATCATCCCGAAGAAGGCGGGAAATATTTCTGTCAATACCGAATCATTTTCATTCTTCAATCCCGAGCAGAGAAGATACATCAATCTGGGAATTCAGACCTTGAATCTGAATGTGATGACGCCGCAGCAGATCGCCGGTGCCAAAACCACAATCGAACGTGTAAATGACCTCACGAACGAAGTGCTTGAAACCGTAAATACGCCGATTATTGAAACTGAACAATATAAAATCCACAATAAGAGTAAACTGAACTGGAAAACCCTGTTTGCCAACTATTCACTCATCGCTTTATTTTTGGGATTAATAGTTTTCTTCATTTCCGGCCTTAAAAAAATGAATAGTTTAAAGCCGAAAACTGAAAAAATCTCTTTGGGAAGTATTTCTGAAACTGAAGCTGCTCTACGCAGTGAAATAGCTGTGGATGTTGATGCTGCAGTCAGTTTCTTTGAAAAGCTGATTGAGGAAGAACGGTACGTCGAGTTTTTTAACGCATTCTTTTCATTTGATAATGATGTTAAGAGTCAGGTGTTTAGGAAGTATAAGACTTCCTTAAAGGAATATTTTGAAAATCATAAAGGCCAGCAGGTAGCGGAAGATTACCGAAATCTGATCCACACGTTCGAGATCGAAAAATACGCCCCATTGCACACCAAAGAACATTTACTTCAACTTCTGGCACAGATTGAAAGTCTTTACTCTCACATTGTGTAA
- a CDS encoding PspC domain-containing protein, whose protein sequence is MNKTLSIGLAGFSFVIEEHAYIKLSDYLAALRNSLDAAEADEVMHDIEIRMVEIFKESLGKREVINTDDVERVIAQIGKPEQIEEQEEAYFSEKTAKNSKTTGTAYNGQRQLFRDPSIQKIAGVCAGLAHYTGMDVTLMRAIWLGIAILGIFTAAISTSLIVLIYVILWAVLPKAETASDFLKMKGKPVNFGTLKEESNKIVQFANESTQRVGEIYNENKPYINQAGSGLWNVIRYVLGAIFAFFSVLCILGVFAIFGIMGTTNFEGLNEMDFLFDGEMGWVLKALATIGALIPAVLFGLLAIKLLSPKTEIRNLGYVLGALFLALLGLGLYFGISMAKKDMIYKGHKEDTENIAVNTTNDSIFIDLKKIEIPQKYTAYDNDLFSDKKNVYKGDHPYLEVSRRPDVKSPYLIVKREAEGYNVPLEMNVPVEVTDNKVMLPNFFQYPYRHRFRDYRVNYELVVPQSTKVISLRKDDINIEGDLDADGINDDDDDDSNNGNNTIKVEKNKITINGNTIVTDDNDRDSVIINNKKYPKAVAEKMMDSMKIGLKDMKKLKKLNISINEGKDEITIKTGK, encoded by the coding sequence ATGAACAAAACACTTTCAATAGGACTCGCGGGTTTCTCCTTCGTCATCGAGGAACACGCCTACATAAAACTGAGCGACTACCTTGCCGCCCTCCGAAATTCGCTGGATGCGGCAGAAGCCGACGAAGTGATGCACGATATCGAAATCCGTATGGTAGAAATTTTTAAAGAATCCCTCGGAAAACGAGAAGTGATTAACACTGACGATGTGGAGCGCGTGATCGCCCAAATCGGAAAACCAGAACAGATCGAGGAGCAGGAAGAAGCTTATTTTTCTGAGAAAACAGCTAAAAACAGCAAAACAACCGGCACGGCTTATAACGGGCAAAGACAGCTGTTCCGTGATCCCTCAATCCAAAAAATCGCGGGAGTTTGCGCTGGTTTAGCACATTATACCGGAATGGATGTCACGCTGATGCGCGCCATTTGGCTGGGAATTGCAATTTTGGGAATTTTCACCGCGGCAATTTCAACTTCGCTGATCGTGCTGATCTATGTTATTCTTTGGGCAGTGTTACCAAAAGCTGAAACGGCTTCAGATTTCTTGAAAATGAAAGGAAAGCCGGTAAATTTCGGCACTTTGAAAGAAGAATCGAATAAAATTGTACAGTTTGCCAACGAATCTACACAAAGAGTCGGTGAAATTTACAATGAAAACAAACCGTACATCAACCAGGCCGGAAGCGGGCTTTGGAATGTGATCAGATATGTTCTGGGTGCGATATTTGCATTTTTCTCAGTTCTGTGTATCCTGGGCGTCTTCGCCATCTTCGGAATTATGGGCACCACAAATTTTGAAGGATTAAATGAAATGGATTTCCTTTTCGATGGTGAAATGGGGTGGGTCCTGAAAGCACTTGCTACCATAGGAGCTCTCATTCCTGCCGTACTTTTTGGACTTTTAGCTATTAAACTTCTTTCTCCAAAAACCGAAATCAGGAATTTAGGTTATGTGCTTGGCGCTTTGTTCCTTGCGCTTTTAGGCCTGGGACTTTACTTTGGGATCAGTATGGCGAAAAAAGACATGATTTACAAAGGGCATAAGGAAGATACTGAGAATATTGCTGTAAATACCACCAATGATTCAATTTTTATTGATCTGAAAAAAATTGAAATTCCACAGAAGTACACCGCGTACGACAATGATTTGTTTTCTGACAAGAAAAATGTGTACAAAGGCGATCATCCTTACCTTGAAGTTTCAAGAAGGCCAGATGTGAAATCTCCTTACCTCATCGTAAAAAGAGAAGCCGAAGGCTATAATGTACCTCTGGAAATGAATGTTCCGGTAGAAGTTACAGATAACAAAGTCATGCTTCCCAATTTCTTCCAGTACCCTTACAGGCACCGTTTCAGAGATTATCGTGTGAATTATGAACTGGTAGTTCCACAATCTACAAAAGTGATCTCTCTGAGAAAAGATGACATTAATATCGAAGGCGACTTAGACGCGGACGGAATAAATGACGATGATGATGACGACAGCAACAACGGAAACAACACCATCAAAGTTGAAAAGAACAAAATCACCATCAACGGAAATACGATTGTGACTGATGATAATGACAGGGACAGCGTAATCATCAACAACAAGAAATACCCAAAAGCGGTTGCTGAAAAAATGATGGACTCTATGAAAATCGGTTTAAAAGACATGAAAAAACTGAAAAAACTGAATATCAGCATCAACGAAGGTAAAGATGAAATCACCATCAAGACAGGAAAATAA
- a CDS encoding PaaI family thioesterase: MEDSRKKEILHKLNNWGTETLGNTLEITFTDVDDESLSATMPVTPKVHQPYGILHGGASVALAETLGSCLSVLHVDTEKFAPVGTNINSNHLRAKREGTVTGKATFIRKGHTMHVSQIEIRDEKGNLINHTTMTNNIIPHSKLPQ; the protein is encoded by the coding sequence ATGGAAGACAGCAGAAAAAAAGAAATATTACACAAACTCAATAACTGGGGAACTGAAACTTTGGGAAACACCTTAGAAATCACCTTCACCGACGTTGATGATGAATCTCTTTCAGCAACAATGCCCGTTACACCGAAAGTTCACCAGCCTTACGGAATTCTCCACGGCGGCGCGAGCGTGGCTTTGGCGGAAACTTTGGGCTCCTGCCTTTCCGTTTTGCATGTAGATACCGAGAAATTTGCGCCGGTGGGCACCAACATCAATTCCAATCATTTGAGAGCAAAAAGAGAAGGTACCGTAACCGGAAAAGCGACCTTCATCCGTAAAGGCCATACGATGCACGTTTCACAGATTGAAATCCGGGACGAGAAGGGCAATCTCATCAACCACACCACGATGACCAATAACATCATTCCGCACAGTAAACTTCCGCAATGA